One Streptomyces sp. SAI-135 DNA segment encodes these proteins:
- a CDS encoding enterobactin synthetase, translating into MSTAEGSGRPAWPGRDDEEPISTAQRSGRPVWPGPAGEEPIWAAQGSSKPVWLGRDVDEEPQHRGKPLPGRLGGDLAALGPLLLAAGLGLGVAAVSEPGAEPAGPAEAAAAAPMPEQRRREFLAGRRAARRALRAVGLDCGEIPRSGRLPVFPPGRAASISHSAGIAVAVAPDPGLPLPAGCDLELRPLPRAAARLVLCADEEPLLAVWSVTALFSAKESAWKALAMAEGGLRDLRASSCGDGLRVCLRADPGRAVRVRIVPIEAAFGTAIGAAGVFSYVTGRDAARG; encoded by the coding sequence ATGTCGACGGCTGAGGGCTCCGGGAGACCTGCGTGGCCGGGCCGGGACGACGAGGAGCCGATATCGACGGCTCAGCGCTCCGGGAGACCTGTGTGGCCGGGCCCGGCCGGCGAGGAGCCGATATGGGCGGCTCAGGGCTCCAGCAAGCCTGTGTGGCTGGGCCGGGACGTCGACGAAGAGCCGCAGCACCGTGGCAAGCCGTTGCCGGGGCGGCTGGGCGGGGACCTGGCCGCGCTGGGTCCGCTCCTTCTCGCCGCCGGGCTCGGGCTCGGTGTCGCGGCCGTCTCCGAACCGGGTGCGGAACCTGCCGGACCCGCCGAGGCGGCCGCCGCGGCGCCGATGCCGGAGCAGCGGCGGCGGGAGTTCCTGGCCGGCCGGCGGGCCGCCCGCAGGGCCCTGCGGGCGGTGGGGCTGGACTGCGGTGAGATCCCCCGGTCGGGGCGCCTGCCGGTGTTCCCGCCGGGCCGGGCCGCGTCGATCTCGCACAGTGCGGGGATCGCCGTCGCCGTTGCGCCCGATCCCGGTCTCCCACTCCCCGCCGGCTGTGACCTGGAGCTGCGGCCCCTCCCCCGAGCGGCGGCCCGTCTGGTGCTGTGCGCGGACGAGGAGCCGTTGCTCGCCGTCTGGTCGGTGACCGCGTTGTTCTCCGCGAAGGAATCGGCCTGGAAGGCCCTCGCCATGGCGGAGGGGGGTCTGCGGGACTTGCGGGCCTCGTCCTGCGGGGACGGGCTGCGTGTCTGCCTGCGCGCCGATCCCGGGCGCGCCGTGCGGGTGCGGATCGTGCCCATCGAGGCGGCGTTCGGAACGGCGATCGGGGCGGCGGGAGTCTTCAGCTATGTGACCGGCCGGGACGCCGCCCGCGGCTGA
- the paaC gene encoding 1,2-phenylacetyl-CoA epoxidase subunit PaaC, whose translation MRPGTLPDAPPSAADPDLARHLTRLGDDALVLAQRLCQWITRAPTIDEDLALSNIALDLIGHARALLTRAGRLDGTGRTEDDFAYARSEREFTNALLTELPNGDFAVTVARQLAYTHYAVLSYESLAHCADPELAAFGARAAKEVAFHRLHADRWTVTLGRGTAESACRMRHALERVWPYTGELFEEDDVLRRLAASGTVPSPAPLRDTWLGQVTDVVTEAGLTVPTPLWSATGGRAGLHTEEFGPLIAELQSVRRQFPGGAW comes from the coding sequence GTGCGTCCCGGCACCCTGCCGGACGCGCCGCCGTCCGCCGCCGACCCCGATCTGGCCCGGCACCTGACGCGCCTCGGCGACGACGCGCTCGTCCTCGCGCAGCGGCTGTGCCAGTGGATCACCCGCGCGCCGACCATCGACGAGGACCTGGCCCTGTCCAACATCGCCCTCGACCTGATCGGCCACGCCCGCGCGCTGCTCACCCGCGCCGGCCGCCTCGACGGAACCGGCCGCACCGAGGACGACTTCGCCTACGCCCGCTCGGAGCGCGAGTTCACCAACGCCCTGCTGACCGAGCTGCCCAACGGTGACTTCGCCGTGACCGTGGCCCGGCAACTCGCCTACACCCACTACGCCGTCCTCTCCTACGAGAGCCTCGCGCACTGCGCCGACCCCGAGCTCGCCGCGTTCGGGGCCCGGGCCGCCAAGGAGGTCGCCTTCCACCGGCTGCACGCCGACCGCTGGACGGTGACGCTCGGACGCGGCACCGCCGAGAGCGCGTGCCGCATGCGACACGCCCTGGAGCGGGTGTGGCCCTACACCGGCGAACTCTTCGAGGAGGACGACGTGTTGCGCCGCCTGGCCGCGTCCGGCACCGTGCCCTCCCCGGCGCCCCTGCGTGACACGTGGCTCGGGCAGGTCACCGACGTCGTCACCGAGGCGGGACTCACCGTGCCCACCCCCCTCTGGTCGGCCACCGGCGGCCGCGCGGGTCTGCACACCGAGGAGTTCGGCCCCCTGATCGCCGAACTCCAGTCCGTACGGCGTCAGTTCCCCGGAGGCGCCTGGTGA
- a CDS encoding antitoxin: MGKLGDMMNKAKAMAKGHPDQADKGVSGAERMVDERTGNKYDAQTDKAADAVRRSYQDGGTTPER, from the coding sequence ATGGGCAAGCTCGGCGACATGATGAACAAGGCCAAGGCGATGGCCAAGGGCCACCCCGACCAGGCGGACAAGGGCGTCTCGGGCGCCGAACGCATGGTCGACGAGCGCACGGGCAACAAGTACGACGCCCAGACCGACAAGGCGGCCGACGCGGTGCGGCGTTCCTACCAGGACGGCGGCACGACGCCGGAGCGCTGA
- a CDS encoding beta-ketoacyl synthase N-terminal-like domain-containing protein produces the protein MHDTTAPHDDDLPAVAVIGMAGRFPGADDLDAFWDNLAAGRESVRPVTDEEFLAAGGDPRDLDDPALVRKASVVDGIDRFDSGFFGYSPAEAAVVDPQQRVLLETAYHALEDAGCLGADRAGEAFGVYAGAGDSRYYPAHVHPRYAGQPGSVALVHAATANSLGTLATRVSYELGLTGPSVSLQTACSTALVAVHTACQDLLDHRCDTALAAAVSLNPSAVLGYRHVPDGPFSPDGHCRAFAADAAGTSSGDGVGAVVLKRLEDALADGDRIRAVIRGSAVNNDGRRKVGFSAPSAAGQTEVILAAQAQAEVDAATIGLIEAHGTATKLGDPIEVSALTEAFRHSTDRTGFCALGSVKTNIGHLGAAAGIAGLIKTVLALEHRQIPPSLHFDRPNPLIDFDASLFRVPTALEEWPEGDHPRRAAVSAFGIGGTNAHVILEEAPRPPAATSRPPHDGRRLVLPLSARTAGALRGQASALARHLERRPGLRLDDVAHSLRTDRPALRHRLTVTAATREEALDALRSSAPATPPLADDPARVAFLLPGGGTQYPGMGKELYRDQAVYRDTVDECARILRPVLGTDLRTALFEEQRPDDTSAFLGLVVTEYALARTLMESGVRPDALIGHSLGEYTAACLAGVIDLADMLPLVTERIRLISSAGGATVGVAAPAEQIRPLLDADLSLAAVNGPSACTVAGHLDAVTRFEAELTRRGIPFRRLRIPVAAHSHVLDPVLPAYETHLRQVTLRPPRIPYVTNVTGTWVTDAQATSVRHWLAHTRDTVRFADGITALWDRLHPVLVEIGPGDTLTKLAAGRLTDHTPVAVTTMRHAKAEASDGFVLAEALGRLWSAGVDSALPPVPGAPRRVPLPPYAFERHRHWIDAPGARTEPAPSDDTTTAAGPGFAPRPRLTTEHVPPRDDREREVTRLWEETLGIGGIGVHDNFFDLGGDSMRAVLLAGRLRQTGVLDIPAATLLAAPTVAGVLAAAGQPDGQTPEAGSSALGPLLPLRAEGTAAPLFCVHPGAGVAWRYTGLLPHLGGDQPVYGIQAAGLDGTRPPAPDAAAMVAHYLDLVREVQPRGPYRLLGWSYGGFVAHAMACALQRDGEQVELLAMLDAPQPHGTAHDAEAAERQVAALLSRVAGLDVDGAPVETVLDRIDTRVSADPASVPVTREEAATIAAVMRNNLRIAPQFAPGTYRGDVLFFSAAEEQHTEHPADLAVLPGKADSWRPHVDGTLHDHLVPCGHYEMTEPEPIARIGEAVAKALRGLGDRACTPPSP, from the coding sequence GTGCACGACACCACCGCACCCCACGACGACGACCTGCCCGCCGTCGCCGTCATCGGCATGGCGGGCCGCTTCCCCGGCGCCGACGACCTCGACGCCTTCTGGGACAACCTCGCGGCCGGGCGGGAGTCCGTACGGCCCGTCACCGACGAGGAGTTCCTCGCCGCCGGCGGCGACCCGCGCGACCTCGACGACCCGGCACTGGTCCGCAAGGCGTCCGTCGTCGACGGCATCGACCGTTTCGACTCCGGCTTCTTCGGCTACAGCCCCGCCGAGGCCGCCGTCGTCGACCCGCAGCAGCGGGTGCTGCTGGAGACGGCCTACCACGCCCTGGAGGACGCCGGCTGCCTCGGCGCCGACCGCGCGGGGGAGGCGTTCGGCGTGTACGCGGGAGCCGGTGACAGCCGCTACTACCCCGCCCACGTCCACCCCCGCTACGCCGGACAGCCCGGCTCGGTGGCGCTCGTCCACGCCGCCACCGCCAACTCCCTCGGCACGCTCGCCACCCGCGTCTCCTACGAACTGGGCCTCACCGGGCCCAGCGTCTCCCTGCAGACCGCCTGCTCCACCGCGCTGGTCGCCGTGCACACCGCCTGCCAGGACCTGCTCGACCACCGCTGCGACACCGCGCTCGCCGCCGCCGTCTCCCTCAACCCGTCCGCCGTACTGGGCTACCGCCACGTACCCGACGGACCCTTCTCGCCCGACGGGCACTGCCGTGCCTTCGCCGCGGACGCCGCCGGCACCTCCTCCGGCGACGGCGTGGGAGCCGTCGTACTCAAGCGGCTCGAGGACGCCCTGGCCGACGGCGACCGCATCCGCGCCGTCATCCGAGGCAGCGCCGTCAACAACGACGGCCGGCGCAAGGTCGGCTTCAGTGCACCCAGCGCCGCCGGACAGACCGAGGTCATCCTCGCCGCGCAGGCCCAGGCCGAGGTCGACGCCGCCACCATCGGCCTGATCGAGGCGCACGGCACCGCCACCAAACTCGGCGACCCCATCGAGGTGTCCGCCCTGACGGAAGCCTTCCGGCACAGCACGGACCGGACCGGCTTCTGCGCGCTCGGCTCGGTCAAGACCAACATCGGCCACCTCGGAGCCGCCGCCGGCATCGCCGGACTCATCAAGACGGTCCTGGCCCTGGAACACCGGCAGATCCCGCCGAGCCTGCACTTCGACCGGCCCAACCCGCTCATCGACTTCGACGCGAGCCTCTTCCGCGTGCCGACCGCACTGGAGGAGTGGCCCGAGGGCGACCACCCCCGCCGGGCGGCCGTCAGCGCGTTCGGCATCGGCGGCACCAACGCCCACGTCATCCTGGAGGAAGCCCCCCGCCCACCTGCCGCCACGTCCCGCCCGCCCCACGACGGCCGCCGCCTGGTGCTGCCGCTGTCGGCGCGCACCGCCGGCGCCCTGCGCGGCCAGGCGTCGGCACTCGCCCGGCACCTCGAACGCCGGCCCGGCCTGCGCCTGGACGACGTGGCCCACTCCCTGCGCACCGACCGGCCCGCACTGCGCCACCGGCTCACCGTCACGGCGGCCACCCGCGAGGAGGCCCTGGACGCGCTGCGCTCCTCGGCCCCGGCCACCCCGCCGCTCGCCGACGACCCGGCCCGCGTGGCGTTCCTGCTGCCCGGCGGCGGCACCCAGTACCCGGGCATGGGCAAGGAGCTGTACCGCGACCAGGCCGTCTACCGCGACACCGTCGACGAGTGCGCCCGCATCCTGCGGCCCGTCCTCGGCACCGACCTGCGCACCGCCCTCTTCGAGGAGCAACGGCCCGACGACACCTCCGCCTTCCTCGGGCTGGTCGTCACCGAGTACGCCCTGGCCCGCACGCTCATGGAGTCGGGCGTGCGACCGGACGCGCTGATCGGCCACTCGCTCGGCGAGTACACCGCCGCCTGCCTGGCCGGCGTCATCGACCTCGCCGACATGCTGCCCCTGGTCACCGAACGCATCCGGCTCATCAGCTCCGCCGGCGGAGCCACCGTCGGTGTCGCCGCCCCGGCCGAACAGATCCGGCCCCTGCTGGACGCCGACCTGTCCCTCGCCGCCGTCAACGGCCCCAGCGCCTGCACCGTCGCCGGACACCTCGACGCCGTCACCCGCTTCGAAGCCGAACTCACCCGCCGCGGCATCCCGTTCCGCCGCCTGCGCATCCCCGTCGCGGCCCACTCGCACGTCCTGGACCCGGTCCTGCCGGCCTACGAGACCCACCTGCGCCAGGTCACCCTGCGCCCGCCGCGCATCCCGTACGTCACCAACGTCACCGGCACCTGGGTCACCGACGCCCAGGCCACCTCCGTCAGGCACTGGCTGGCCCACACCCGCGACACCGTGCGGTTCGCCGACGGCATCACCGCCCTGTGGGACCGCCTGCACCCCGTCCTCGTGGAGATCGGGCCGGGGGACACCCTGACCAAGCTGGCCGCAGGCCGCCTGACCGACCACACACCGGTGGCCGTGACCACCATGCGCCACGCGAAGGCCGAGGCGTCCGACGGGTTCGTCCTCGCCGAAGCGCTGGGACGGCTGTGGAGCGCGGGCGTGGACAGCGCCCTGCCCCCGGTGCCGGGCGCGCCCCGGCGGGTGCCGCTGCCGCCGTACGCCTTCGAGCGCCACCGGCACTGGATCGACGCGCCCGGCGCCCGGACGGAGCCCGCCCCCTCCGACGACACCACGACAGCGGCAGGCCCCGGCTTCGCCCCCCGGCCCCGGCTGACGACCGAGCACGTACCGCCCCGCGACGACCGCGAACGGGAGGTGACCCGGCTCTGGGAGGAGACCCTCGGCATCGGCGGCATCGGGGTGCACGACAACTTCTTCGACCTCGGCGGCGACTCGATGCGCGCCGTGCTGCTGGCCGGCCGGCTGCGCCAGACCGGTGTCCTCGACATCCCGGCGGCGACCCTGCTGGCCGCGCCCACCGTAGCCGGAGTCCTCGCCGCGGCCGGCCAGCCGGACGGGCAGACCCCGGAGGCCGGCTCCTCCGCGCTCGGCCCGCTGCTGCCCCTGCGCGCCGAGGGCACCGCCGCCCCCCTGTTCTGCGTCCACCCCGGCGCGGGAGTCGCCTGGCGCTACACGGGCCTGCTGCCCCACCTCGGCGGCGACCAGCCCGTGTACGGAATCCAGGCCGCCGGCCTCGACGGCACCCGGCCGCCCGCACCGGACGCCGCCGCCATGGTCGCCCACTACCTCGACCTGGTACGCGAGGTGCAACCCCGGGGCCCCTACCGGCTGTTGGGCTGGTCCTACGGCGGATTCGTCGCCCACGCCATGGCCTGCGCCCTGCAACGCGACGGCGAGCAGGTCGAGCTCCTCGCCATGCTCGACGCGCCCCAGCCGCACGGCACCGCCCACGACGCCGAGGCCGCAGAACGCCAGGTCGCGGCCCTGCTGTCCAGGGTGGCCGGACTCGACGTCGACGGTGCACCCGTGGAGACCGTCCTGGACCGGATCGACACCCGGGTCTCGGCCGACCCGGCGAGCGTCCCCGTCACCCGCGAGGAGGCTGCCACCATCGCCGCCGTCATGCGCAACAACCTGCGCATCGCACCCCAGTTCGCCCCCGGCACCTACCGCGGTGACGTGCTGTTCTTCAGCGCCGCCGAGGAGCAGCACACCGAACACCCGGCGGACCTGGCGGTACTGCCCGGCAAGGCCGACAGCTGGCGGCCCCACGTCGACGGAACCCTCCACGACCACCTCGTGCCCTGCGGCCACTACGAGATGACCGAACCCGAACCCATCGCCCGCATCGGCGAAGCGGTCGCGAAGGCACTGCGCGGCCTCGGCGACCGCGCCTGCACACCCCCTTCCCCGTGA
- the ccrA gene encoding crotonyl-CoA carboxylase/reductase, which translates to MQATQDLYELGDAPEIGTAPKRMYASLIRRERYGQPVDAFRTEVVDVPPVGRGQVLVKVMAAGINYNNVWAALGSPLDVIAARQKAGATEDFHIGGSDLSGIVWAVGEDVRGVELGDEVVVLANRWDEKAEDIRLGGDPTWSASQRVWGYEENYGSFAQFAVVDDYMCHPKPARLSWAEAACYMATAATAYRQLFGWPPHTVRPGDPVLIWGGAGGLGCIAIQLVRHVGGIPVAVVSSEERGEFCLKLGAEGFIDRRRFDHWGRLPDTSDDAATARWLSGARAFGRAFWEVLGERRSPRIVLEHSGADTIPTSLYLCDNGGMVVLCGGTTGYNGDVDLRFLWMRQKRLQGSHVATAREAREVTRLIDQGIIDPCLSRTFDFDEIGLAHQLIHDNRHPAGNMAARVGDLG; encoded by the coding sequence GTGCAAGCGACCCAGGACCTCTACGAACTCGGTGACGCCCCCGAGATCGGCACCGCTCCGAAGAGGATGTACGCCTCGCTCATCCGCCGTGAGCGCTACGGACAGCCCGTCGACGCCTTCCGTACCGAGGTGGTCGACGTCCCGCCCGTGGGGCGCGGACAGGTCCTGGTGAAGGTGATGGCGGCCGGCATCAACTACAACAACGTCTGGGCGGCCCTCGGTTCACCGCTCGACGTGATCGCCGCCCGGCAGAAGGCGGGCGCCACCGAGGACTTCCACATCGGCGGCTCCGACCTGTCCGGGATCGTGTGGGCGGTCGGTGAGGACGTACGCGGAGTGGAGCTCGGCGACGAGGTCGTCGTCCTCGCCAACCGCTGGGACGAGAAGGCCGAGGACATCCGCCTCGGCGGCGACCCCACCTGGTCCGCCAGCCAGCGCGTGTGGGGATACGAGGAGAACTACGGCTCGTTCGCGCAGTTCGCCGTCGTCGACGACTACATGTGCCACCCCAAGCCCGCACGCCTGTCCTGGGCGGAGGCCGCCTGCTACATGGCGACCGCCGCCACCGCCTACCGCCAGCTCTTCGGCTGGCCGCCGCACACCGTCCGCCCCGGCGACCCGGTGCTGATCTGGGGCGGCGCCGGCGGACTGGGCTGCATCGCCATCCAGCTCGTCCGGCACGTCGGCGGCATCCCCGTCGCGGTCGTCTCCAGCGAGGAACGGGGAGAGTTCTGCCTCAAGCTGGGCGCCGAGGGATTCATCGACCGGCGGAGGTTCGACCACTGGGGGCGGCTTCCGGACACCTCCGACGACGCGGCGACGGCACGCTGGCTGTCGGGAGCCAGGGCCTTCGGACGGGCCTTCTGGGAGGTGCTGGGCGAGCGGCGCAGCCCCCGCATCGTGCTGGAGCACTCCGGCGCCGACACCATCCCCACCTCCCTGTACCTGTGCGACAACGGCGGCATGGTCGTGCTCTGCGGCGGCACCACCGGCTACAACGGCGACGTCGACCTGCGCTTCCTGTGGATGCGGCAGAAGCGGCTCCAGGGCTCGCACGTCGCCACGGCACGGGAAGCGCGTGAGGTCACCCGGCTGATCGACCAGGGGATCATCGATCCGTGTCTGTCCCGCACCTTCGACTTCGACGAGATCGGCCTCGCCCACCAGCTCATCCACGACAACCGGCACCCGGCGGGCAACATGGCGGCCCGGGTGGGCGACCTGGGGTGA
- a CDS encoding acyl carrier protein, with translation MSTIRELLVELTGTVEYADRINDDADLAASGIDSGDLVRLVLLVEQRLGVEITAEDMEELRTIGDYERFVAERAGAGASGGA, from the coding sequence ATGAGCACCATCAGGGAGTTGCTGGTCGAACTCACCGGCACCGTCGAGTACGCCGACCGGATCAACGACGACGCCGACCTGGCCGCCAGCGGCATCGACTCCGGGGACCTGGTGCGCCTGGTCCTGCTGGTCGAACAGCGGCTCGGGGTCGAGATCACCGCCGAGGACATGGAGGAGCTGCGCACGATCGGTGACTACGAGCGTTTCGTGGCCGAGCGCGCGGGCGCCGGCGCGAGCGGCGGTGCGTGA
- a CDS encoding AMP-binding protein, with protein MWLTQLLERNRQCRPGRVALVDDERSVTWAELHDRTLQLALGLAELGIGRGDRVAVLSKDRIEVLESYFALARLGALFVPLNHSLAEPEVAGIVERVGAVAVLGESELLDRHARLPKSVRLRVAFDKPAFAALGTLAEERELPDVADTDPIAVLHTSATTGQAKGVTVDSASFRAIALGWLVMARPTDDIVMVNCCPLYHGSMVVSLTYLAAGATIVLMPGFTPQRALSAVERHRATHMWLVPQMLRFMLQAKASGRTDLSSLREVLYGAAPMPLDVYADAVERLGCGFRQVYGMTEVGGPFVTLGPDEHPAPGDVTARIPCGRVVPGMSARAVDEAGRELAPGEIGEIVVRGPGVMQGYWNDPEATSEITRDGWIRTGDLGFMDGEGRISLVDRTKDVIIRAGQNVYPSEIERALMTHPAVRDAAVVGMPDEDYGEVPLAYVALEAGAEPSAAELLAHVAGLLAPYKRPRRVEFIEQVPRNPAGKIIKKLLRV; from the coding sequence ATGTGGCTGACGCAGCTGCTGGAGCGCAACCGCCAGTGCCGGCCCGGACGTGTCGCGCTGGTGGACGACGAACGCAGCGTCACCTGGGCCGAGCTGCACGACCGTACGCTGCAATTGGCGCTCGGTCTCGCGGAGTTGGGCATCGGTCGGGGTGACCGGGTGGCCGTGCTCTCCAAGGACCGGATCGAGGTCCTGGAGAGCTACTTCGCGCTGGCCCGCCTCGGCGCCCTGTTCGTGCCGCTCAATCACAGCCTCGCCGAGCCCGAGGTCGCCGGGATCGTCGAGCGGGTCGGCGCGGTGGCCGTCCTCGGCGAGTCCGAACTGCTGGACCGCCACGCCCGTCTGCCGAAGTCGGTGCGTCTGCGGGTCGCCTTCGACAAGCCCGCCTTCGCGGCGCTGGGCACCCTGGCCGAAGAGCGGGAGCTGCCGGACGTCGCCGACACCGACCCGATCGCCGTACTGCACACCTCGGCGACCACCGGGCAGGCCAAGGGGGTGACGGTCGACAGCGCGTCGTTCCGCGCGATCGCCCTCGGCTGGCTGGTGATGGCCCGCCCCACCGACGACATCGTCATGGTCAACTGCTGCCCGCTGTACCACGGCAGCATGGTCGTCTCCCTCACCTACCTGGCGGCCGGCGCGACGATCGTGCTGATGCCCGGGTTCACCCCGCAGCGGGCGCTGTCGGCGGTGGAGCGGCACCGCGCCACCCACATGTGGCTGGTCCCGCAGATGCTGCGCTTCATGCTTCAGGCGAAGGCGTCCGGGCGCACCGACCTGTCCTCCCTGCGGGAGGTGCTGTACGGGGCCGCCCCCATGCCGCTCGACGTCTACGCCGACGCGGTCGAACGGCTCGGCTGCGGCTTCCGGCAGGTGTACGGCATGACCGAGGTGGGCGGCCCGTTCGTCACGCTCGGTCCCGACGAGCACCCCGCGCCCGGGGACGTGACCGCCCGCATCCCGTGCGGACGGGTCGTGCCGGGCATGTCCGCCCGTGCCGTCGACGAGGCCGGCCGGGAACTGGCGCCCGGCGAGATCGGCGAGATCGTGGTGCGCGGGCCGGGCGTCATGCAGGGCTACTGGAACGATCCCGAGGCCACGAGCGAGATCACCCGCGACGGCTGGATCAGGACCGGTGACCTCGGTTTCATGGACGGCGAGGGCCGCATCAGCCTGGTGGACCGCACCAAGGACGTGATCATCCGCGCGGGTCAGAACGTCTATCCCTCCGAGATCGAGCGTGCCCTGATGACCCACCCGGCCGTCCGGGACGCGGCGGTCGTCGGTATGCCCGACGAGGACTACGGCGAGGTGCCGCTGGCCTACGTCGCCCTGGAGGCGGGCGCGGAGCCGAGCGCCGCGGAGTTGCTCGCTCACGTGGCGGGGCTGCTGGCGCCGTACAAGCGGCCGCGCCGGGTGGAGTTCATCGAGCAGGTGCCGCGCAATCCCGCCGGCAAGATCATCAAGAAGCTGTTGCGGGTATGA
- the paaB gene encoding 1,2-phenylacetyl-CoA epoxidase subunit PaaB, which produces MSAAGEGAPASWEVFLRARRGLAHQHVGSVRAVGPDAALAAARDLYTRRGEPLSLWVVRSDAVHTASPDERDPYFAGARHKPYRYPEHYAPLTEKGPEGEHDE; this is translated from the coding sequence ATGAGCGCGGCAGGCGAGGGCGCGCCGGCGTCCTGGGAGGTGTTCCTGCGCGCCCGCAGGGGCCTGGCACACCAGCACGTGGGATCGGTGCGTGCCGTCGGCCCGGACGCGGCACTGGCCGCCGCCCGCGACCTGTACACGCGCAGGGGTGAGCCCCTGTCGCTGTGGGTGGTCCGCTCCGACGCCGTGCACACGGCCTCCCCGGACGAACGCGACCCGTACTTCGCGGGCGCCCGCCACAAGCCGTACCGCTACCCCGAGCACTACGCGCCGCTGACCGAGAAAGGCCCCGAAGGTGAGCACGACGAGTGA
- the paaD gene encoding 1,2-phenylacetyl-CoA epoxidase subunit PaaD, whose amino-acid sequence MRERVAAIPDPELPVIGLGDLGVVGRVAPAADGVLEVEITPTYLGCPALPEITAAVREVLTACGHPDGRVRHVLTPPWTTDRITPEGRRTLTAHGIAPPVTPAPASPVPVALGAVPCPHCGSRATRPHSTFGPARCQSVLWCTACREPFPHLTAL is encoded by the coding sequence GTGCGCGAGCGGGTGGCCGCCATCCCGGACCCGGAACTGCCGGTGATCGGCCTCGGCGACCTCGGCGTCGTGGGCCGTGTCGCCCCCGCCGCCGACGGCGTACTGGAGGTGGAGATCACGCCCACCTACCTCGGCTGCCCCGCGCTGCCCGAGATCACCGCCGCGGTGCGGGAGGTCCTGACGGCCTGCGGCCACCCCGACGGCCGTGTCCGGCACGTCCTGACGCCGCCCTGGACGACGGACCGCATCACCCCCGAGGGCCGGCGCACCCTCACCGCCCACGGCATCGCCCCACCCGTGACCCCGGCACCCGCAAGTCCCGTCCCCGTCGCGCTGGGTGCCGTGCCCTGCCCGCACTGCGGCTCACGGGCCACCCGGCCGCACAGCACCTTCGGACCGGCCCGCTGTCAGTCGGTGCTGTGGTGCACGGCGTGCCGCGAGCCCTTCCCCCACCTGACCGCGCTGTGA
- the paaA gene encoding 1,2-phenylacetyl-CoA epoxidase subunit PaaA has product MLAHFDALIADGETIEPRDWMPDGYRRMLVRQIAQHAHSEIIGMQPEGAWLTRAPSLHRKSVLLAKVQDEAGHGLYLYSAAETLGVDRADLLDALHHGRQRASATFNHPALTWADTGAIAWLTDGAAVINQAPLCRTSYGPYARAMRRVCQEEAFHVRQGYDLMRALCQGTPEQKAMAQDAVNRWWLPAVALMFGPPDTEAGGADARTAALGAAVSRRAMAWGIKRHTNDELRQRFVDTCVPQAERLGLTLPDPAIRWNEERGHYDFTPVDWDTYRKALGDDTHWARQRIANRLAAHEDGAWVREAAVAHAARTDEPRGAAA; this is encoded by the coding sequence CTGCTCGCCCACTTCGACGCGCTCATCGCCGACGGCGAGACGATCGAACCGCGCGACTGGATGCCCGACGGCTACCGCCGCATGCTGGTCCGTCAGATCGCCCAGCACGCCCACTCCGAGATCATCGGCATGCAGCCCGAGGGCGCCTGGCTCACCCGCGCCCCGTCCCTGCACCGCAAGTCGGTCCTGCTCGCCAAGGTGCAGGACGAGGCGGGCCACGGCCTGTACCTGTACTCCGCGGCCGAGACGCTCGGCGTGGACCGCGCCGACCTGCTGGACGCCCTGCACCACGGCCGGCAGCGCGCCTCGGCCACCTTCAACCATCCCGCGCTGACCTGGGCGGACACCGGCGCCATCGCCTGGCTGACGGACGGCGCCGCCGTCATCAACCAGGCACCCCTGTGCCGTACGTCCTACGGGCCCTACGCCCGGGCGATGCGCCGCGTCTGCCAGGAGGAGGCCTTCCACGTGCGCCAGGGCTACGACCTGATGCGCGCCCTGTGCCAGGGGACCCCGGAGCAGAAGGCGATGGCGCAGGACGCGGTGAACCGCTGGTGGCTGCCGGCCGTGGCGCTGATGTTCGGACCGCCCGACACCGAGGCGGGCGGCGCCGACGCGCGGACCGCCGCGCTGGGGGCCGCGGTCTCCCGCCGCGCGATGGCCTGGGGCATCAAGCGGCACACCAACGACGAACTGCGCCAGCGTTTCGTCGACACCTGCGTCCCGCAGGCCGAGCGCCTCGGCCTGACGCTGCCCGACCCGGCGATCCGCTGGAACGAGGAGCGCGGCCACTACGACTTCACGCCCGTGGACTGGGACACCTACCGCAAGGCCCTGGGCGACGACACGCACTGGGCGCGGCAGCGCATCGCGAACCGCCTGGCCGCGCACGAGGACGGCGCCTGGGTCAGGGAGGCCGCCGTCGCCCACGCCGCGAGGACGGACGAGCCGCGGGGAGCGGCCGCATGA